One region of Caldivirga sp. genomic DNA includes:
- a CDS encoding ABC transporter ATP-binding protein — protein MSNSNAVVKLINVSKRYYISESVYVDALINVNLNVYSGEVVIIMGPSGSGKSTLLNIMGMLDKPTSGRVYLNEIDVTDMSENELAKLRLLKVGFLFQQYNLIQNLTAIENVMMPMLMSGMYDEAMAEAKARYLLELVELTPYANHYPNQLSGGQQQRVALARALALNPSLIIMDEPTGALDPASASKLLALINVLNKTIGVTMVIATHNPDVAQIGSRIINIRGGKVYETGVVERINVSGVNVRDMIRNYVEGLKIDLLARRRSRLVDDADRIEEEISRLEEVIEDQRH, from the coding sequence ATGAGTAATAGCAATGCTGTGGTTAAGTTAATTAACGTTAGCAAGAGATACTACATATCTGAGTCCGTATACGTTGACGCGTTGATCAATGTCAATTTAAATGTGTACAGTGGTGAGGTTGTCATTATAATGGGTCCCAGTGGTTCAGGTAAATCAACACTGCTCAATATAATGGGTATGCTTGACAAGCCTACTAGTGGGAGGGTTTACTTGAATGAGATTGATGTCACTGATATGAGTGAAAATGAGTTGGCTAAATTAAGGCTACTGAAGGTGGGTTTCCTGTTTCAGCAGTATAACCTTATCCAGAACCTGACGGCTATTGAAAACGTCATGATGCCGATGTTAATGAGCGGTATGTATGATGAAGCAATGGCAGAGGCTAAGGCTAGGTATTTACTTGAACTAGTTGAGTTAACCCCATACGCTAATCATTACCCAAACCAACTATCGGGTGGTCAACAGCAGAGGGTTGCTTTAGCTAGGGCACTAGCCCTTAACCCAAGCTTAATAATAATGGATGAACCCACTGGTGCCCTTGACCCAGCCAGTGCATCAAAGCTACTGGCTCTCATTAATGTGTTGAATAAGACAATTGGTGTAACCATGGTTATCGCCACCCATAACCCTGATGTAGCGCAGATAGGCAGTAGGATAATTAACATTAGGGGTGGTAAAGTCTATGAAACAGGCGTGGTGGAGAGGATAAATGTAAGTGGCGTTAATGTGAGAGATATGATTAGGAACTATGTTGAAGGACTTAAAATAGATTTATTAGCCAGGAGACGCAGCAGATTAGTCGATGATGCCGATAGAATTGAAGAGGAGATATCGAGGCTTGAAGAGGTTATTGAGGATCAGAGGCATTAA
- the nuoH gene encoding NADH-quinone oxidoreductase subunit NuoH → MSYLEPMVQIPFLQPLINFLLKVPVIGPIVNFLLWTPIFAVWFVPGLVGLFIPLIFVIWWERKAAARVQWRYGPLEISKRIGGVIQPISDLIRYTLQEIIIHQEADEAYFLHMPVFGFVFALLPVLFLPAGPSIYAINTGYNILIAAVLISIFNIVIIVSGWASTDKWAYIGTVREAFMYAAYEIPFMLSIIAMIILFGTADPFTMVNAQVAHYIPGAILNPLAFIVAFITTAMASSRFPFDIVENDTDIVVGPFTEYGGLIFGLTMTMSYEKTYVMTLLLSIVFLGGWSGPYIEPLGDLSAPLWLGVRVFLVMMFFSFLRAVYPNYRLDHALRMGWRTLLILSVVSVIWSIVIRLVFPVI, encoded by the coding sequence ATGAGTTACCTAGAGCCCATGGTGCAGATACCATTCCTGCAGCCGTTGATAAACTTCCTACTTAAGGTACCTGTGATTGGGCCAATAGTGAACTTCCTACTATGGACACCTATCTTCGCTGTCTGGTTTGTTCCTGGTCTGGTTGGCTTATTCATACCGCTGATATTCGTCATATGGTGGGAGAGGAAGGCTGCCGCAAGGGTTCAATGGAGGTATGGACCACTTGAAATATCCAAGAGGATTGGTGGTGTTATACAACCAATAAGCGACTTAATAAGGTATACACTTCAGGAAATCATAATTCACCAGGAGGCTGATGAGGCTTACTTCCTACACATGCCCGTCTTCGGCTTCGTATTCGCGCTACTGCCAGTCCTATTCCTGCCCGCTGGGCCTAGCATTTACGCAATAAACACTGGCTACAATATACTGATAGCTGCGGTGCTCATATCAATATTCAACATTGTCATCATAGTGAGTGGCTGGGCCTCAACAGATAAGTGGGCCTACATAGGTACGGTTAGGGAGGCCTTCATGTATGCGGCCTATGAAATACCATTCATGTTATCAATAATAGCAATGATAATACTCTTCGGTACAGCTGACCCATTCACTATGGTTAATGCACAGGTTGCCCACTACATACCTGGAGCCATACTTAATCCTCTAGCCTTCATAGTTGCCTTCATAACCACAGCAATGGCCTCCTCCAGGTTTCCATTCGATATTGTTGAGAATGATACGGACATTGTTGTTGGACCCTTCACTGAGTACGGTGGTTTAATCTTTGGTTTAACCATGACCATGAGCTACGAGAAGACTTACGTAATGACTCTGCTACTCTCAATAGTCTTTCTAGGTGGCTGGAGTGGCCCATACATTGAACCACTAGGTGACTTATCGGCACCACTATGGCTTGGCGTTAGGGTGTTCCTAGTCATGATGTTCTTCTCATTCCTAAGGGCAGTGTACCCTAATTACAGGCTTGACCACGCCTTAAGGATGGGATGGCGCACACTACTTATTCTGTCAGTAGTAAGTGTTATATGGAGTATAGTTATTAGGCTAGTGTTCCCGGTGATTTAA
- a CDS encoding NADH-quinone oxidoreductase subunit I: MAKKVTQPKVNPVAGHLNALAVGVKELIKPTRFTIQYPRERRWVIDRFRGFIINDVEKCISCFQCAWACPVNAIFMYRAPNGKYYPGIRYEQCILCHFCVDACPVGSLQGTTISDGAFPNLESTVFKPEDMHNLPQWDDEAEYVVKYDFDENGNLKIIRMRKSEVK, from the coding sequence ATGGCTAAGAAGGTAACGCAACCCAAGGTTAACCCAGTGGCTGGACACTTAAATGCGTTAGCTGTCGGAGTGAAGGAATTAATTAAACCAACTAGGTTCACAATACAGTACCCCAGGGAGAGGAGGTGGGTTATTGATAGGTTTAGGGGTTTCATAATTAATGATGTTGAGAAATGCATATCATGCTTCCAATGTGCGTGGGCATGCCCAGTTAACGCAATATTCATGTATAGGGCACCCAACGGTAAGTACTACCCTGGAATAAGGTATGAGCAATGCATACTCTGCCACTTCTGCGTTGACGCTTGCCCAGTTGGTTCACTGCAGGGTACTACAATAAGTGACGGCGCATTCCCAAACCTAGAGTCAACAGTGTTTAAGCCTGAGGATATGCATAATCTACCTCAATGGGATGATGAAGCGGAGTACGTGGTTAAATATGACTTCGATGAGAACGGTAACCTTAAGATAATCCGAATGAGGAAGAGTGAGGTGAAGTAG
- a CDS encoding citrate synthase/methylcitrate synthase — MESVKKVEISTSGKVIESPCGPIIHGLEDVLIKVTSISDIDGRKGILWYRGYRIEDLAKYSNFEETAYLVLYGKLPTKSELSEFSEKLAANRDLPEEVYSIIRVLAENKVHPMLVLESAVSALAGFDPKAGDLSKDALYDQAIRLAAVFPTIIAAHYRFSRGLGIIRPRRDLSHSANFLYMMFGSIPDEVSTRAIDLYLVLHIDHEVPASTFATHVAISTWTDLYSAIVAGIAALKGPLHGGANEAAMKQYLEIGNPGNARPYVEKLLAEGKRLMGVGHRVYKTYDPRARIYKDLVKELSEKKGNMTYYQIAEEVEKVVLEKLAPKSLYPNIDFWSGIAMYLLGIPYEYYTPIFAMSRVVGWSAHAIEYLNEHRLFRPRACYVGPHDVQYVPIDQRK; from the coding sequence ATGGAGTCTGTTAAGAAGGTTGAAATAAGTACAAGCGGAAAGGTGATAGAGTCTCCATGCGGGCCAATAATACATGGTCTTGAGGATGTTCTAATCAAGGTAACGTCAATAAGTGATATTGATGGAAGGAAGGGAATACTGTGGTATAGGGGGTATAGGATTGAGGACCTAGCCAAGTACTCAAACTTCGAGGAAACAGCCTACCTGGTGCTTTACGGCAAGTTACCCACAAAGAGTGAGTTATCGGAGTTCAGTGAAAAGCTTGCAGCCAATAGGGATTTACCGGAGGAGGTTTACTCAATAATAAGGGTTCTAGCCGAGAATAAGGTTCACCCAATGCTTGTCCTAGAGTCAGCTGTATCAGCCTTAGCCGGCTTTGACCCTAAGGCGGGTGACTTAAGCAAGGATGCTCTTTACGACCAAGCAATTAGACTAGCCGCAGTTTTCCCAACCATAATTGCCGCCCACTATAGGTTTAGCAGGGGTTTAGGGATTATTAGGCCTAGGAGGGATCTTAGTCATTCAGCTAACTTCCTCTACATGATGTTTGGTTCAATACCTGATGAAGTATCCACAAGGGCAATAGACCTATACCTAGTACTTCACATAGATCACGAAGTTCCTGCATCAACCTTTGCGACACACGTGGCGATATCAACCTGGACTGACCTATACTCAGCTATTGTTGCAGGTATAGCGGCATTGAAGGGGCCACTTCACGGTGGTGCTAATGAGGCAGCCATGAAGCAGTATCTTGAGATTGGGAATCCAGGTAATGCTAGGCCTTATGTTGAGAAGTTGCTTGCTGAGGGCAAGAGGTTAATGGGTGTTGGGCATAGGGTCTATAAGACCTATGACCCAAGGGCCAGGATATATAAGGATCTTGTTAAGGAGTTAAGTGAAAAGAAGGGTAACATGACTTATTACCAGATAGCTGAAGAGGTTGAGAAGGTTGTTTTAGAGAAGCTTGCGCCAAAGAGCCTCTACCCCAATATAGACTTCTGGAGTGGGATAGCAATGTACCTGCTTGGTATACCGTACGAGTATTACACGCCGATATTCGCTATGTCCAGAGTTGTGGGTTGGTCAGCCCATGCAATAGAGTACTTGAATGAGCATAGGTTATTCAGGCCAAGGGCGTGCTACGTTGGGCCACATGACGTTCAGTATGTCCCAATTGATCAAAGGAAGTGA
- the hxlB gene encoding 6-phospho-3-hexuloisomerase: MNLDFPPYFMMAYNEVSRFIEEAIKVMRPDQVNEFIDELEKLYHRGNKVLVVGAGRSGLVARGFAMRLMHLGYKSYVLGETITPSVGSGDLVIAISGSGTTSIVVAAADAAKRMMAKVVAVTSYPDSPLAKIADMVLVIPGRTKVSRIDDYFARQILGLHEPLAPLGTLFEDTTTVFLDAVIAELMHRLNKTEEDLRNMHANIEVP; encoded by the coding sequence ATGAATCTAGATTTCCCCCCATACTTCATGATGGCGTATAATGAGGTAAGTAGGTTTATAGAAGAGGCTATAAAGGTCATGCGTCCCGATCAGGTTAACGAATTCATTGACGAGCTTGAGAAGCTTTACCATAGGGGTAATAAGGTTTTAGTTGTTGGGGCTGGGAGATCAGGTCTAGTTGCGAGGGGGTTTGCCATGAGGCTAATGCACCTTGGGTATAAGTCATACGTATTGGGTGAAACGATAACGCCAAGTGTCGGCTCAGGGGACTTGGTTATAGCCATAAGTGGAAGTGGGACAACGAGTATTGTAGTTGCAGCTGCTGATGCGGCTAAACGCATGATGGCTAAGGTTGTTGCTGTGACTAGTTACCCTGACTCACCATTAGCTAAGATTGCTGATATGGTTCTTGTAATACCAGGTAGGACTAAGGTTTCCAGGATTGATGATTACTTTGCTAGGCAAATACTTGGGCTTCATGAACCGCTCGCTCCCTTAGGTACATTATTTGAGGATACCACTACTGTTTTCCTTGATGCAGTAATAGCGGAGTTAATGCATAGGTTGAATAAGACTGAGGAGGATTTAAGAAATATGCATGCTAACATAGAGGTTCCATAG
- the speD gene encoding adenosylmethionine decarboxylase has translation MRTQTNPLTLGEEVPKHVRGIGAVVYGTHVYGNLYDCNEEILRDEVKLTNIVKEAAEKANATVVSLFYYKFTPSGGLSVVAIVAESHISVHTWPEHKYATVDVYTCGPHTDPMVAFEYIAQKLEAKKYSVNISDRSLYDGEEPSDDLK, from the coding sequence ATGAGAACCCAAACCAATCCCCTCACATTGGGAGAAGAAGTTCCCAAGCACGTGAGGGGGATTGGGGCAGTTGTTTATGGTACCCATGTGTACGGTAATTTATATGACTGTAATGAGGAAATACTTCGAGATGAAGTCAAGTTAACAAACATAGTTAAGGAGGCTGCAGAAAAGGCTAACGCCACCGTGGTGTCATTATTCTACTATAAGTTTACGCCAAGCGGTGGATTATCAGTAGTGGCTATTGTGGCTGAGTCCCACATATCAGTTCACACCTGGCCTGAGCACAAGTATGCGACTGTTGATGTCTATACCTGTGGACCACACACTGACCCCATGGTGGCCTTTGAGTACATTGCGCAGAAACTTGAGGCTAAGAAGTATAGTGTCAATATTAGTGATAGGTCACTTTATGACGGTGAAGAGCCTAGTGATGACTTAAAGTAA
- a CDS encoding 50S ribosomal protein L24e — translation MRIYNCSYCGRPIPPGYGLMYVRVDGVVLRFCSRRCFVSMVKMGKNPQKQAWVRKLKHAKSTAQSKSSSK, via the coding sequence GTGAGGATTTACAATTGCTCGTACTGTGGAAGACCCATACCGCCTGGCTATGGGTTAATGTACGTTAGGGTTGATGGAGTGGTCCTACGGTTCTGCAGTAGGAGGTGCTTCGTAAGCATGGTTAAAATGGGTAAGAACCCGCAAAAGCAGGCTTGGGTTAGAAAACTAAAGCATGCTAAGTCCACTGCTCAATCAAAATCCTCCAGTAAGTGA
- a CDS encoding nucleoside-triphosphatase, whose product MQGVFVTGPPGVGKTTLVVKVTSRLKEAGVRVVGFYTLEDREGGVRVGFRLVNVNNGEWRWLAHVNKVQGPMVGKYHVDINAIEWGLTLLNEVGDLYVIDEVGPMEMKHPSFLRNIESIINSKRFLITVHVRMSNWVNSYLSLSKILKLSYANRDAAVNEALNYLKVLLNKPN is encoded by the coding sequence ATGCAGGGTGTCTTCGTGACGGGACCGCCTGGGGTTGGTAAAACAACCCTAGTTGTTAAGGTGACTAGTAGGCTTAAGGAGGCTGGTGTTAGGGTCGTGGGCTTTTATACGTTAGAGGATAGGGAAGGGGGCGTTAGGGTTGGTTTTAGGCTGGTTAATGTTAATAATGGTGAATGGAGGTGGCTGGCTCATGTTAATAAGGTGCAGGGGCCAATGGTTGGTAAGTATCATGTTGATATTAATGCGATTGAGTGGGGCTTAACCTTACTTAACGAAGTAGGTGACCTTTACGTTATTGATGAGGTTGGCCCCATGGAGATGAAGCATCCCTCATTTCTAAGGAACATTGAGAGCATCATTAACTCAAAGCGCTTCCTCATTACTGTCCATGTTAGGATGAGTAATTGGGTTAACTCATACTTAAGCCTCAGCAAGATACTTAAGTTAAGTTATGCTAATAGAGATGCTGCGGTTAATGAGGCACTCAATTACTTAAAGGTATTACTTAATAAACCTAATTAA
- a CDS encoding MFS transporter yields the protein MDKLRLYVLIQNLANGLTQPFMGFLAVASGVPNIGLGLISSANGFFAGVTQLPLRKLSEPVKLLRLSTVTLATLWLLMAFISYSNPILYVITYLFIAAIGGVSSYAWALLLERASRGSRGRVLAEYGFFGSIGGLLATLIAGLVIRGDYSLARYVFLTAALLIMSNFMVLTRLNNVKYDGVDSGNLRQSVKGIERFLGATFLFAVVWSFAWPIFPVAQYYVFNMTTEQVAILSIVGGTSTLILQRPVGSLVDKHRRLMMFLGRFLLVTFPLMYVFSTSVYQLFIMNIVAGFTNSVSNTAYMAYLFDNSRDKKSAITIYNAVYGTGTLVGSLIGSAALTVTELVVGIEEAVKYLLVIDAAARAGAAVAYLKLPEFKPASKGTLTVSARIN from the coding sequence GTGGATAAGCTGAGATTATACGTGCTAATTCAGAACCTAGCCAATGGTTTAACACAACCGTTCATGGGTTTCCTGGCAGTCGCCAGTGGGGTACCTAATATTGGCTTAGGTTTAATTTCATCCGCAAACGGTTTCTTTGCAGGGGTAACTCAGTTACCATTAAGGAAGCTCAGTGAACCCGTTAAGTTGCTTAGGTTATCAACAGTAACGTTGGCTACTTTATGGTTACTGATGGCGTTCATCTCCTACAGTAATCCAATACTCTATGTTATTACTTACCTATTCATTGCTGCCATTGGTGGTGTTTCCTCATACGCGTGGGCACTACTATTAGAGAGAGCAAGTAGAGGCTCTAGGGGTAGGGTTCTTGCTGAGTACGGCTTCTTCGGGTCAATAGGTGGTTTACTGGCCACATTAATAGCGGGATTAGTGATTAGGGGTGATTACTCCCTGGCTAGGTACGTATTCTTAACCGCTGCGCTACTCATAATGAGCAACTTCATGGTGTTGACTAGGTTAAATAACGTTAAGTATGATGGGGTGGATTCAGGCAACCTTAGGCAGAGCGTTAAGGGTATTGAAAGATTCCTGGGCGCAACATTCCTATTTGCGGTCGTCTGGTCCTTCGCCTGGCCAATATTCCCAGTTGCGCAATACTACGTATTCAACATGACCACTGAGCAAGTGGCTATACTAAGCATAGTAGGCGGAACATCAACGTTAATCCTCCAGAGGCCGGTTGGTTCACTTGTGGATAAGCATAGGAGACTAATGATGTTCCTGGGCAGGTTCCTTCTAGTAACGTTCCCATTAATGTACGTTTTCAGCACTAGCGTTTACCAATTATTCATAATGAACATAGTAGCCGGCTTCACTAACTCAGTATCAAACACAGCCTACATGGCCTACCTCTTCGATAATTCAAGGGACAAGAAGAGCGCAATAACAATATACAATGCCGTCTATGGTACTGGAACATTAGTTGGTTCACTCATAGGTAGCGCAGCATTAACTGTAACTGAACTTGTGGTGGGGATTGAGGAGGCTGTTAAGTATCTCCTAGTGATTGACGCAGCAGCTAGGGCTGGGGCAGCAGTGGCATACTTGAAGCTACCTGAGTTTAAGCCAGCAAGTAAAGGAACTTTAACAGTCTCAGCTAGAATTAATTAG
- a CDS encoding ROK family protein has product MVQYYLGVDVGASFIRIGVVGLNGEIIDKVKVPMPQEGDEDTVANIIIKGAKENLGKYLSSVSAVGIGSIGPLDLKAGNVLIAPNLRWRVKRFRLYAPLRRGLGLPVVIGNDAMASVWGEYLFGQGVGRNNVVYITLSTGIGMGVVVDGHLLVGKDGNAHEMGHAVVDIESDLQCGCGGYGHLEAIAGGGNIPRSARWYLEKRYRGQVSELALKVKEGRATTPDLFNGFKNGDPFALEFIDYVLKAIAAGVANTINAYDPEVVILGGSVFLNNVDVIMDGLNRYVKRYVANRMPEITGTRFGDDIGIIGAAALALRVPESLKPFIELQEKELH; this is encoded by the coding sequence ATGGTGCAGTACTACTTAGGCGTAGACGTGGGTGCAAGCTTCATTAGGATAGGCGTGGTTGGGTTAAACGGTGAGATTATTGATAAGGTTAAGGTCCCCATGCCCCAGGAAGGTGATGAAGACACTGTTGCTAACATAATAATTAAGGGAGCTAAGGAGAATTTAGGCAAGTACCTATCCTCAGTTTCAGCAGTGGGGATAGGGTCAATAGGTCCCCTTGACCTGAAGGCTGGTAACGTTCTAATAGCCCCTAATTTAAGGTGGAGGGTTAAGAGGTTTAGGCTCTATGCCCCATTGAGGAGGGGGCTTGGGTTACCTGTAGTAATAGGTAATGATGCCATGGCGTCAGTCTGGGGTGAGTACCTATTCGGCCAGGGGGTTGGGAGGAATAACGTAGTTTACATAACCTTATCCACAGGTATAGGAATGGGTGTTGTGGTTGATGGGCACCTCCTAGTGGGTAAGGATGGTAACGCTCATGAAATGGGCCATGCCGTTGTTGATATTGAGTCAGATCTGCAGTGCGGCTGCGGGGGCTATGGGCACTTGGAGGCTATTGCTGGTGGTGGTAATATACCTAGGAGCGCCCGGTGGTACCTTGAGAAGAGGTATAGGGGACAGGTGAGTGAATTAGCTTTAAAGGTTAAGGAAGGTAGGGCCACTACTCCAGACTTATTTAATGGATTCAAGAATGGTGATCCATTTGCGCTGGAGTTCATTGACTATGTACTTAAGGCTATTGCGGCTGGGGTGGCTAACACAATAAATGCCTATGACCCTGAAGTAGTGATACTGGGTGGTAGTGTCTTCCTTAATAATGTGGATGTGATAATGGATGGGTTAAACAGGTACGTTAAGAGGTATGTTGCTAATAGGATGCCTGAAATAACGGGCACGCGCTTCGGGGATGACATAGGAATAATCGGCGCCGCGGCGTTAGCCTTAAGGGTACCTGAATCACTTAAACCATTCATTGAGTTGCAGGAAAAGGAACTGCATTAG
- a CDS encoding 50S ribosomal protein L23, whose amino-acid sequence MSSQPIITRFILTEKAIRLAEKENTLTVVVPRSVNKKVIRDYVEKAYKVKVINVRTLITMEGEKKAYVRLSSENNAIELLTNLGLL is encoded by the coding sequence ATGTCCAGTCAACCAATCATCACTAGGTTCATTCTAACTGAGAAGGCTATTAGGCTGGCTGAGAAGGAGAATACGTTAACCGTTGTAGTGCCTAGGAGCGTTAATAAGAAGGTGATCAGGGATTACGTGGAGAAGGCGTATAAGGTTAAAGTCATTAACGTTAGGACTCTGATAACAATGGAGGGGGAGAAGAAGGCTTACGTAAGATTATCAAGCGAAAACAACGCCATTGAACTATTAACCAACCTAGGACTACTGTGA
- the rpl4p gene encoding 50S ribosomal protein L4, translated as MSIDLSPLLKNKYEVPANAKLLNLNGEAVGEVNLPEHFKTPIRFDLIRRAVLSALTARLQPKGTDKEAGLRTSAVSFGTGLGIARVPRIKGNMWPRARIAPNVVKGRRAHPPKVEKRLRERINRKERILAIRSAIAATAVKELVIARGHLVGDVKAIPLVVVNDFEGISKASDVKAVFKALGLWSDVLRAQRNVRIRAGRGKMRGRRYKEPKSVLVVVSRKDAPVIKAVRNMAGVDVVYVDNLSVLHLAPGGVPGRLTLWTQGAIEKLSSGKLFNVGE; from the coding sequence GTGAGCATTGACTTATCCCCATTACTTAAGAACAAGTACGAGGTCCCGGCCAACGCTAAATTACTGAACCTAAACGGTGAAGCTGTAGGTGAGGTAAACCTACCTGAGCATTTTAAGACCCCAATAAGGTTTGACTTAATTAGAAGGGCAGTGTTGAGTGCATTAACGGCTAGGCTTCAACCAAAGGGCACCGATAAGGAGGCTGGGTTAAGGACATCTGCTGTAAGCTTCGGTACGGGCCTAGGTATAGCTAGGGTTCCTAGGATTAAGGGTAACATGTGGCCAAGGGCCAGGATCGCACCCAACGTGGTTAAGGGCAGGAGGGCGCATCCACCTAAGGTTGAGAAGAGGCTGCGGGAGAGGATTAATAGGAAGGAGAGGATACTTGCAATTAGGTCAGCAATAGCAGCCACAGCCGTTAAGGAACTCGTAATAGCGAGGGGGCACTTAGTTGGGGATGTTAAGGCAATACCGCTGGTTGTGGTTAATGATTTTGAGGGAATTAGTAAGGCTAGTGATGTTAAGGCCGTCTTCAAGGCTCTTGGACTATGGAGTGATGTACTTAGGGCTCAACGTAACGTGAGGATTAGGGCTGGGAGGGGTAAGATGAGGGGTAGGAGGTATAAGGAGCCTAAGAGTGTGTTAGTGGTTGTTTCCAGGAAGGATGCACCAGTGATTAAGGCAGTTAGGAATATGGCTGGAGTCGACGTGGTTTACGTAGACAACCTAAGTGTACTCCACCTAGCGCCTGGCGGTGTGCCGGGTAGATTAACATTATGGACTCAGGGGGCTATTGAGAAGTTAAGCAGTGGGAAGCTTTTCAATGTAGGTGAGTGA
- a CDS encoding 50S ribosomal protein L3 → MGLKIHRPRRGSMAYYPRKRASDIVPRIRNWPIVNLGKPTLLGFVGYKAGMVHVTVVDDRKTSPFFGKELIKAVTVVETPPLYVVGLRAYAVNPLKSELVSVGEAWVSVTDEVKKYITRRIPTLPEKFNTDKALTDLQGLLDSVSYIKVIAMTQPYKAGVGKKTPEVLEIPVGGVPTIDEQFKYASGLLGKEVKPTDVFKPGQLVDVIGVTKGKGTQGVIKRFGVKELPRWHKHRKGSRRTGTVGPKPAVMYTQPRMGQMGFHRRTEYNKRILKISDNGAEVTPKGGFKHYGIIRSGYVLIEGSTPGVVKRLIAFRYPIRPPFNYDLRQIQAPSVTWVSTMGVSGVS, encoded by the coding sequence GTGGGGTTGAAGATTCATAGGCCTAGGAGAGGATCCATGGCCTACTACCCTAGGAAGAGGGCCAGTGATATAGTGCCTAGAATACGCAATTGGCCTATAGTTAACTTAGGTAAACCCACCCTCCTGGGTTTCGTTGGTTATAAGGCCGGTATGGTTCACGTTACTGTGGTTGATGATAGAAAGACAAGCCCATTCTTCGGTAAGGAACTTATTAAAGCAGTTACAGTAGTTGAGACTCCTCCACTTTACGTAGTTGGTTTAAGAGCCTACGCAGTTAACCCACTTAAGTCAGAGTTAGTGAGCGTTGGGGAAGCCTGGGTTAGCGTTACTGATGAAGTTAAGAAGTATATTACGAGGAGGATACCTACATTACCTGAGAAGTTTAATACGGATAAGGCGCTTACTGACCTGCAGGGTCTACTTGACTCGGTAAGTTACATTAAGGTTATTGCAATGACCCAACCCTATAAGGCTGGTGTAGGTAAGAAGACCCCTGAGGTTCTTGAAATACCAGTTGGTGGTGTACCAACCATTGATGAGCAGTTTAAGTACGCTTCAGGGTTATTAGGTAAGGAGGTTAAGCCCACTGATGTCTTTAAGCCTGGTCAACTAGTGGATGTCATAGGGGTTACTAAAGGTAAGGGGACCCAGGGTGTAATTAAGAGGTTTGGCGTTAAGGAGTTGCCCAGGTGGCATAAGCATAGGAAGGGTTCAAGAAGGACTGGTACAGTTGGGCCTAAGCCTGCGGTAATGTATACTCAACCGAGGATGGGGCAAATGGGGTTCCATAGGCGCACTGAGTATAATAAGAGGATACTTAAGATAAGCGATAATGGTGCTGAGGTGACGCCTAAGGGTGGGTTTAAGCATTACGGCATAATAAGAAGTGGCTACGTGCTCATTGAGGGTTCAACACCAGGCGTTGTTAAGAGGCTTATTGCTTTCAGATACCCAATTAGGCCACCGTTCAACTATGATCTTAGGCAGATTCAAGCCCCAAGCGTAACTTGGGTAAGCACAATGGGTGTAAGTGGGGTGAGTTGA